The Osmerus eperlanus unplaced genomic scaffold, fOsmEpe2.1 SCAFFOLD_417, whole genome shotgun sequence nucleotide sequence GTCAAACAACGACTGGAAACCTGTGGCTCTCCTCATTGGTCGCCTCGGCTTTAGATCAACAGTTCCAGAACTTGTGGGCCTGGTGAATTGTGGGTTGAATAGAAGTGGGTCGCCACTGTTTTCATCTCCCCGTTGAGCAGGGCAGAACATTCACTGTAAAACATTACTTATGTCATTAATTATATAAAAAAGTATTTGTATAGAACATCTTTGCAGTTAATGCTTTTAAACTTATTCCCCGAGCATAATTAACATGAGATATTAATTCCAGATAAACATTGCATCTTAAAGgtaaagaaaaaacaaaaagacATTGCACCAGTTACTTGTCCTGGTGTGCACACAGGTGAGTTATATGGGCTGTTTGACGATCCCTGTCTTTGGTGAATACTCAAAATAgtattttacagttttttacaatcgtTTTCATACTTGTCTCAATACCATGTCGTCTTTTGcaaaactcttcacacagtgTGCTTTTGAAACACGCACCTGAGCACATCAGTTAACTTTTGGTGCAAAATGCACTTCAACCACCAAAACACTTAATATTTCACCCAAAAGTGACTCATGCTGCCATAACTATAGCATATGCTTTCTCCCATAAGACTACTTTGTCACTCAATGTTCAATGAActacaaaacacaaacaacttGGAGCATTGCTAAATACATATATTATGTGTTTCCCTTTCCTCTATTTTTGCATCCACAAATATTTCAAGCCAAGCAGCTAAAGAAACTTTTGATCTGTTGGTTTGTCTCTCACAATAGATGTCATGACTGAGTGTGGTAAATTTACAGTAAACTGTAAATGAATGAAAGTTTTACTATATTGGAAACCCAGAATAACATTTTTTACTGTGCAATGTAAAACTATATATGATAAAGAAACAAATCACAAAAGCAACAGTATTCTTCAGAGGGTTTACAGTATTTTGACGTTTGTTCTCACAGTGCAATATACTGTAATTcagaaaagaaaaatacaatacaatcaaTTACTCAAAATACATTACAATCAATAACAAATACATCCCAAAAACCAATATTTTCACTATATACAGTCATTTGCACATATATTGTCTGCCTATCAGCATCAAAAGTCTACTGTTGGCCTGGTCCATCCATCCTGTCCTATGGCATTTAGCCATAGATTTTCATCAACATCACTCCGAATGTTATCTCTTGCTATACACCGaggaaaacatatttttgtgtGCCTTATCCAGCCCTGGATGTGTTCCACTGTTATGTCCATACACCCAGCAGCCATTGTATCTAGAAGTGTTCTGTTCATGTGGGTGGTGGTCCTAGGCCTTCACATATACCTTCATAAACTTCATATTGGTACATGAGTTCCTTGACACCCTCAGAGTTCCTGTCAAAGGGGACAGTGTACAACTGTTTCATCCTCTGATACATCTGCTTTTTCTGGAGACTTCTCAAATCACAGTACTACTGTAATATACACATCAATTGAACTCCTTCAGTCAGAATGCTGTAAATACTGTATAGTACCTGTTGGTTTGCCAGAAAATCCTCACTATTGAAGCCACTGTGGATCTAGGCAAGTTTGGTTGAACCCTCAACCTGCTTCCCTCGGGGACAGACCATGATTTACCACATGATCAATGACTGTGGCTCTGATTTCATCAGACACAACTGTTCTTGCTCTTCCACGACATCTTCTTCCTCTACCTCTGGCTGCATCCCACCAAGGCTAAAGAATGCAAATGCCAATCCAAAGGTGGCCCCTTTTATATATGTGGTAACGGGGCACAAACAACAAACACCTGGGTAGGTTGTTCACTGAAATGACAGCCAGGTGTTTCAGCAGTACATATACAGCAGTAATAGTGGAAAAATCTCTTCAGTGACAACTACATCTATATTTACCCTATATACATGCACATTTCAATGCAAGTATGATCACTTTTTTATAGATGGTAACAAGGctgcaaacaaaaaaaattgaataAACTGAATATACTTTATGCTCAAATCAGAATGATCTGTCGTATGTATTTCAAGCATATAGTTTCATTTATCTGCCAAAATACAGCATATTTCCTTCCACAGTGATCAGAATTTTATTGGGTTTTGAACTGAAAGTTAACCTGTTTTGAACAGAGTATCTAAATGTCTGCAACATTTGCTGTATTTGTACAAACTTTTGCTGGTAGTGAACACTGACTGAGAGAGGTATTCATGAATTTTGGAAGAAGTGGTGATTAAATGCCTTTAGTATGAAAGCAATGCAAAAATATCCACAGTTTAGTTCACATAGTCTAATGATATGGTGAATGTGTTAAGTGTTTTGAAAAAGTGGACATGGTCTTGAGACAAGTGTGAAAACGATTGTAAAAAAACTGTATGAAGTGATGACCGTGATGCTAAAAGTATATAATTGTTTAAGGAAAATAAAATTACTCCCAAATTATTGAAGTCCTGATTATTGATTGTACTGTTGTCCGTCTTCAGGGCCGTGCAGTACGCCTGCACGTTGCTAGGCTACACGCTGCAGAAGGGCGGGGCGGGCGGCGATCTCCTGACGAAGATCAAACAGCTGGAGGCGCACGTGAGCCTGGTGCGGAAATGTAAGTAAGCCGATAGCGGTTATGATGTCGATGGGTACTCCTCAGCACTGAAAGAGAAGAGACGCTCGTGGAAGGAAGGCTTGGTGTTAAAGCCGGTTTATAATCCAGCGAGTGTCGCTCCACTGAAATCGCGGAGTGTTCATGAACGTTCTATTCTCGCCCGACGAAGACTGTGGCCGTTGTCCTTCgcaaacaaaaacataaacCCGCTCCAGTCGGCAACAGTTTATAGGCTACCAAATGTCGTGCTACCAGCGACGTCCTTTGCACGTCACTGGACTATAAGTCGGCCTTGAGCTGTATTGAGTTCTGACTGTCAGTAACATGGAGCTGCACTTGGATACAATAAcgcgcattgtgtgtgtgtgtgtgtgtgtgtgtgtgtgtgcgcgcgcagtaATGCGGCTGGGGAACTCCGCGGAGGCGCTGGAGGCCGCCAAGCGGGCGATCCACCTGTCGGACTGCGTGCTGCGGCTGTGCATCACCGTGTCGCACCTCAACCGCGCCATGTACTTCGCCTGCGACAACGTGCTCTGGGCCGGTAAGACGGGCGTGCTGCCCAAACTGGACCAGACCAAGTGGAGCCAGCGCTCCTTCAGGTGGGTCTGGGTGTGGAGCAGGGTGGCGGGAATATGacccctcttcctgctcttgTCGTGATATggtgtaatgtaaatgtaatgaatttggttgacgctttcatccaaagcgacttacagttgaTTAAGCTAAGCGGggaccaatccccccccccccgtcatcgTACATTCTTGTGTTCCTCTTTCTCGGCAACAAACTAGACCCAGAACAGGCCTGAAGTGGCAGGTTTTGGGTGGAGCGTTAACAGCCCCCTCGCCCCTCTGCAGGTACTATCTCTTCGCCCTGATCCTGAACCTGACGCGCGACGCCTACGAGGTCAAGCTGCTGATGGAGCGCGAGTCTCGGAGTGGCGGCGggaagggggcgtggcccaGCCCGTCGGCCCCGCCCccggaggctggggaggagctcCGGAGCCCCGCCCAGCGCTTCCCGGGCCCCGCCCCCGTGAGCGCCCTGACCAACCGGCTGCAGCGGGAGCTCCGGCTGCTGACGACCGTGCTGCGCTGCAACCCGCCCCTCCTGCTGGACCTGGTCAGGAACCTGTGCGACCTGTTCATCCCCCTGGACCGGCTGGACCTGTACCGCACCGGGCCCGGGTTCGTGGGGGCCTGTGGCCTGACATCGTCcgtcctctccctgctcaccaTCCTGTACCCCTGGCTCAAACTCAAACCGTAACCCCCCCCCGCGGGCAGTGCGGGACCCCTCCGATTGGACTGTGTCATTACAGAGGAGtcagaaaggaaggagagagtgagagagagatagtggtgtgtgtgtgtgtgtgtgtgtgtgtgtgtgtgtgtgtgtgtgtacatgtgtgtacacaCGACAGGGCCTGTTCCCTCTCTAAAGCAGTGTACTCTTTCTCTGGGCTCTGCCACGGTTTTACAGGGAGCAGGTGGAGTGTGtgcttttatttttgttttgttttttggaaGTGGGAGAGGTTAGGTCTGGGATCAACTACCTGTCTGCCAGAGTCGATTTAAAGTGTGTTCTCCTGGAGGgtgtgacacacgcacacacacacacacacacacacacacatatgcacacacacacactcacacacatgcctgcgtacacacacacacacacacacacacacacacacacacacacacacatacacgcacacgcatccttcagagaaggctgtgcttctaaCTGTGTCCAGTAGAGGACAGTCTAGATCCACTATTGAGCAGTGGGTTCATTTTGATGCACGTTTCATTGTGGAGAGAGATTCATTTCTTTGTGAAATTTTGATTGGGGAGTGtatttctgcccccccccctactcATTTAAGATGAGGTTAAACTAACATGGACCACGGGCCCAAAATGTGATTCTGTACTATACACTGTATGTAGTTTTAACAGTTGCTATATTTTTCAGACCTGAGTTGAAGccatagtttgtgtgtgtgtgtgtgtgtgtgtgtgtgtgtgtgtgtgtgtgtgtgtgtgtgtgtgtgtgtgtgtgtgtgtgtgtgtgtgtgtgtgtgtgagagagtttgggGAGGAGTGTACGCTGAAATGCTGACTCTTATACTGTATATTggtgtgtgttttaaaatacTAATTTCATACAGGAGCTTTGAAAGGTGGACAGAATGGTTGTTGGtctcacccctcccacccccttttAAAGGTAATGGTATTGTCCACCTTCCTTGATATATGTGTTGGCCTGTTCCAAATTCAGAGAAAGAGGTGAGCCTGCTTGTGTCGGTGAAAAGGACTGTGAACAGAACCAAACTATTTTTGCCGTGCTGAGGGATGGCAGAATTTCTACTGGCCGTGGTTGAGAAGGGGGTGCATGTTGCTTGTTGCTGACCCTCTACAGATTTTAACTCATTATGGAACCTGGTTTCACACAATATTGCCTGTTGGGAAGTTAATTACAGACAGAATTTTATAATTGTGTAATCTAAAGAGACTTAAGGGGCACCCAAGGACGTTCTCCATCATTACAGTTTGCATCACTGTTGTTTACTGTGCATAACTAATTAGCGTTGCAATAAGGTGATTAAACGTAGGAGTATTTTTATTCTGGGAAATGTCAGTTGATATTTCGATATGAAAATATTAGAGTGTTTGGCTTGGATGCACCAAGCACCCACGAAATGCGAGTTTTAAAATTCCTGGCACGTCCAACCAATCACTTCCTGCTTTTTTCCCGCTCTTTGTTTTCTTTTACGAACCGCCTTGGGTGCCTTTTAACGATCACGtgactgtgacatcacagaacTATTGTACAGACATCGAGCGACAAGCACATAGGAACTATGTTAAATATTGTATGGTATTGTAAATAACCAGATTTTTAAACACTTTATGGTTATGATTATGAAGGCAAATGGTATGTTAAAGATGTCTTCCtctaatttcttttttttttttaaataaagccCTGggaagaaaaactgtaaatcccGACTCTAAAATGCAACCTAACCTTAACACGGCCACGCCCGTTGATGGCATTAAATGCGAATGTTGTCATGCGAAAACTGAATgctatttttcttttttggttCATGTCGTCATGCTCTTGCTGTGATGCATTAAACTTTTTGGCCTGAATAAATGGATGAAACGGTATCGGATGGTGACACTTTGTGCCGATGGAATCGAGGTGAAAATGTGACCATATGTGGTTTACCCTGACAGAGCTAAAATGTAATTAAGAAtttgtcatttatttattccttttttctttctttctccggTTTGGAAGCATACTACATATTTACACTGGCTAGCACAACGTTAGCACTGGACTAAGTGAGTGTTCACACTTGGACATTCTAAACTGGGCTAGCACCACGTTAGCCCTGGGTTAGTTGACTCTGTTCCAGGGCTGGGTTAATGACTTTTGGGGGTTAGTCCCAAAATATCACCAAGCACAATGTCAAAGTAGCCAGTGTGATCGATTAACCCAGAGTTAACAAATGCTTGTTTAAACACCGGGACAAGCTAGCTCTGGGTTGTAGGCTAGGACAGTGGTTTCCAACCCTTGTCCTGGAGAGCTACTGGATCTGCTGGTTTTTGTTTTCACCTTTAAATCTGTACCCTGCTGAGACCCAGATAACCAGGCGAGGTGAGATAACTGTCATCAACTGTAATTAATGAAGTAAATGCAGAGAAACAACAAAAATCAACAGACTCTGTAACtctccaggaccagggttggagaCCATTGGGCTAGGATAACCTGAGGCTAACTACAGTGCAGGGTgaaaattacattacattaatggcatttggcagacactcttatccagagcgacatacagttgattagactaagcaggagacaatcctcccctggagcaatgcagggttaagggccttgctcaagggcccaacgGCTGTGCAGATCTTACTGTGGCTACACTGGGGATCGAACCACCGACCTGTCCCAGTCATGTACCTTAACCACTACGCTACAGGCCATCGTATAGTGTTGTATAGTGTATGGTGAAGCTGAATTTGGTTCAGAGGGAAGATCGCCCCCTACTGGCCCATCACTGCCTCTTCCGGCAGCCCCTTGTCTTCTCTTAAATGTAATCGTCCGATTGGCCGATGGAATCCCCGctccggggggcaggggggggccctCCAGGCGTCGGGGCCGATGACCCAGTTCTAGAATGCTGCCGCATCACTGGGGCTGTGATGCCGTCGAGTGACTGCATAATCGCCATGGCGACGTGAGTCATCGCagtgggctctctctctctccgcctgtaCGGCGGGGCAGGACTGCCTGTTCTCTCTTAACGAGACCGAGCGGAACGCGTGTCTCTTCCCCGTTTGTCCGGAAAGACGGGGGTTGTCCTCACGAGGGGTTCGCGACAGACACTCGCCCCTTCAGCCCTGCTAGATAAAACATTCACTCGCACATTACACTGTCCACTAGGCACGTCGAAAGCATATTACTAGAACAACGGTTACTGATCTTTCAATGCAATTAAGTCACAGAACACCACTCCTGTGTGGTTTGTAGAAGTGAGGACTTAACAGCACACAATGGCTTAACAGCACACGATGAGTTAGCAGCACACGGTGAGTTAACAGCACACGAAGACAGCACACTGAGTTAACAGCACACGATGAGTTAACAGCACACTGAGTTAACGGCACACAATTAACAGCATAAAATGAGTTAACAGCACACGGTGAGTTAATAGCACATGCTGAGTTAACAGCACACGGTGAGTTAACAGCACACGGTGAGTTAACAGCACACGGTGAGTTAACAGCACACAGTGAGTTAACAGCACACAAAGCTCCAGCCTACTGGCATATCACAAAGCTTATCTTCGGGTTTTATGTTGttgccccctttccccccccccccgtcgccGCACAGCCAGAACACCTGACAGATCAGGAAACACACCTGCGCTTCCTGACAACTGCTCTCTTCTGCCTCTTATCAGTGAAAGAAACGCCAGCTAAGAGCATGTCAGGCCAGAACAAGCCTTTACTCCCTATAAACTGCACTCCTGGGTGGTATTTCACGAAAACAGGAGTTAGGTGCATAACTGCACCGAGTGAAAACCCAGAACAGCTATTTTTCACTTCACTCCGTGTTCCAGTTTCGGGAGGGTTCCGAGTTTTACTCTGTAGTAATCCAGCTAATTTCGTAATCCCACTTCCTGAAACAGGGCTTTTGGCTTTTGGACACGCGGTAAAACCCACAACCAATTCAGACTCAGGAAAACCTGATATGCTGAGTTAACTGTGTCATAAATCCGTCTGGCTTTGATGGATTGATTAAATGTTGAGTTACAATGAAACCCAGCAGAGTCTGTGGCTCTCGGACCAGGGCTATAAAGCACAAACTGTTCGACATGCTGCAATTCATCTGACGGACACCAGAGGGAGCTCTTACCCTCTCAGTCAGATAATGTTTTAGgttatttgtttgtgttctgGTATTTGCCACCAATTcagaaaatgaaaagaaatgtAGTTGAAATGAAATGGAAAAATTGCCATTTTCTATGAggtcttcaaacacacacacacacacacacacacacatatacacacacactgttctccaTACAAATATAATTTTAGCATACCTACAACAGGTGAAATTCTGCCTATTCCCACTATGTCAgttgatgtctgcctgtttctctgtctgtccatccatctgccATGTGTTTAGAGAAAATGGTTTTTAGGGGCACTTGAGCTCAGATAATTCATAGTCTCACTTTACAGCTGATGGACAATAAAGCAAGAGACAGCAAAACAGGGTACCTAATCCC carries:
- the LOC134016741 gene encoding peroxisomal membrane protein 11B-like, encoding MDSWVRFNAQSQAKEKLFRAVQYACTLLGYTLQKGGAGGDLLTKIKQLEAHVSLVRKLMRLGNSAEALEAAKRAIHLSDCVLRLCITVSHLNRAMYFACDNVLWAGKTGVLPKLDQTKWSQRSFRYYLFALILNLTRDAYEVKLLMERESRSGGGKGAWPSPSAPPPEAGEELRSPAQRFPGPAPVSALTNRLQRELRLLTTVLRCNPPLLLDLVRNLCDLFIPLDRLDLYRTGPGFVGACGLTSSVLSLLTILYPWLKLKP